The Lacipirellula parvula genome window below encodes:
- a CDS encoding helix-turn-helix domain-containing protein — protein sequence MSTVEYNFNLGGFHSPAPSPVVPSTTGTRRQLHRICDVRQEQGVSIRSAARRLGISMQEVREQENPCHDLPLSQLSRWQEVLEVPLADLLVDSSGPLSEPVNQRARMLRVMKTVKAISESATEAPVQRLAAMLITQLVEVMPELKEVSAWHTVGQRRTQDEMGRIIERTIPDSFFGDSSY from the coding sequence ATGAGTACCGTGGAATACAACTTCAATCTTGGCGGTTTTCACTCTCCCGCCCCGTCGCCAGTCGTCCCCTCGACGACCGGAACGCGGCGACAACTCCACCGCATCTGCGACGTGCGGCAAGAACAAGGAGTCTCGATCCGCTCAGCCGCGCGGCGGTTGGGCATTTCCATGCAGGAAGTCCGCGAGCAGGAGAACCCTTGCCATGACCTGCCGCTGTCGCAGCTTTCGCGCTGGCAAGAAGTGCTCGAAGTGCCGCTCGCCGACTTGCTCGTCGACAGCTCCGGCCCGTTGTCGGAACCGGTGAACCAGCGAGCCAGAATGCTCCGGGTGATGAAGACCGTGAAAGCCATCTCCGAATCGGCCACCGAAGCGCCGGTGCAACGCCTCGCCGCGATGCTGATTACCCAATTGGTCGAGGTGATGCCAGAACTGAAAGAAGTCTCGGCCTGGCACACGGTCGGCCAACGCCGGACGCAAGACGAAATGGGCCGGATCATTGAACGGACGATCCCCGACAGCTTCTTCGGCGATTCGTCTTATTGA